Proteins co-encoded in one Leptolyngbya boryana PCC 6306 genomic window:
- a CDS encoding phosphorylase family protein, whose protein sequence is MPRAVILTALPVEYSAVRAHLTDLQEETHPQGTIYERGKFSGNEQAWEVGIAEVGAGNAGAAVEAGRAIAYFKPDILFFVGIAGGIKDVAIGDVVAATKVYGYESGKVGEQFFTRPASGQSAHALVQRARAEARRGEWLKRLSNSPIPQSRVFVAPIAAGEKVVASKESDVFNFIRASYNDAIAVEMEGFGFLSAAFANPEIKAIVIRGISDLIQDKNADDPAEGTEDERQDKAARNASAFAFEVLAKFQLSASTISQIQETQHNLIGVSIPKLEAKEDTMIDFAIITAIKIERLAILKVLEIDEAKDRVRKGSRTYWRKRLLLNNGRFYEIVVAQSLDMASVNAAILTNDTLHHWEPAVVLMVGIAATAKSSSKQHLGDLVVGKEIYYYEMGKVTSEGKLPEPKQIPVDATLLDRVQALPESIFPILADRPDRTQTRPKLGLGVIASGDKVIADAMERDRIAAVNRKIMAIEMEGYGVIASTWQSFERVRCLVIRGLCDYADSSKNDEWHDYAAAAAAGFTKHFLLDEPLTPRNPAGDLVGNKPGSNIDNGIVQSKNVPEVGSPNFFAYDNAWVGRDSLIQALSDRIRGNCRLLILVGITGIGKTALGERLAVEVSDWFGNDWSHYHQENFDDEQQTSDFASVAARWLEKWGELITPDDRKDPQRLLERLIKHLCENRYLIQMDSLENILQGNEEEGWSDFKDKWWIKLFDRYLKANSCESRFILTSQDLPGHIEDAGKRSYNFWYCQPLSGLEKPERMALFEKTELDIAPTSEGRPYLERVGTAYEGHPLALRVIAGEIKNKPFEGNVIAYWNRYGNEIEEVEKALAEAQEGVSVGADDKWQLDRFTKTLRRNVQSRLNKTFKRLKEDSKWAYIMLCEASVYRCPVPEDFWLSHLEDWDRDEEEQRAALDALRDRYLIEELVDSSDQYLLRQHNLIRSVSLENLRGLDTLENITVPRFEDRLT, encoded by the coding sequence ATGCCTCGTGCGGTGATACTGACTGCTTTACCCGTTGAATATTCGGCTGTCCGTGCCCATCTCACAGATCTTCAGGAGGAAACGCATCCTCAAGGAACAATCTACGAGCGGGGAAAATTTTCAGGGAACGAGCAGGCGTGGGAAGTTGGGATTGCCGAGGTGGGAGCCGGGAATGCGGGAGCAGCCGTCGAAGCAGGACGGGCGATCGCCTACTTCAAGCCCGACATCCTTTTCTTTGTGGGCATAGCTGGAGGCATCAAAGATGTTGCGATCGGCGATGTCGTGGCAGCAACAAAAGTTTACGGTTATGAATCTGGCAAAGTCGGAGAGCAGTTCTTTACCCGCCCTGCGTCAGGGCAATCGGCTCATGCATTAGTGCAGCGAGCTAGAGCAGAGGCAAGAAGAGGAGAGTGGTTGAAACGGCTGTCCAATAGTCCGATTCCGCAATCTCGTGTGTTTGTAGCTCCCATTGCTGCCGGAGAGAAAGTTGTTGCCTCGAAAGAATCGGATGTTTTTAACTTCATCAGAGCGAGTTACAACGATGCAATTGCCGTTGAGATGGAGGGGTTTGGTTTCCTCAGTGCAGCTTTTGCCAACCCTGAAATCAAGGCGATCGTGATTCGGGGTATATCTGACCTGATTCAGGACAAAAACGCGGATGATCCTGCGGAGGGCACTGAGGATGAGCGGCAGGACAAGGCAGCCCGTAATGCTAGCGCATTTGCATTTGAGGTATTAGCAAAGTTCCAACTAAGCGCCTCAACCATTTCCCAAATTCAAGAAACCCAACACAATTTAATTGGAGTGTCAATTCCAAAGTTAGAGGCTAAAGAGGATACTATGATTGATTTTGCTATCATTACCGCAATTAAGATTGAGCGATTAGCTATCCTAAAAGTCCTTGAAATTGACGAGGCAAAAGATCGCGTCCGAAAAGGTTCTCGCACATACTGGAGGAAACGCCTACTGCTCAATAATGGTAGGTTTTACGAAATTGTTGTAGCACAATCCTTGGATATGGCAAGTGTGAACGCAGCTATTCTTACCAATGACACATTACATCATTGGGAACCTGCTGTGGTACTTATGGTGGGGATTGCAGCTACTGCTAAATCCTCATCAAAGCAACATCTTGGAGATTTAGTCGTCGGAAAAGAGATTTACTACTATGAGATGGGTAAGGTGACCTCGGAAGGTAAACTTCCCGAACCTAAGCAAATTCCTGTGGATGCTACTCTCCTGGATCGAGTGCAGGCATTGCCTGAATCCATTTTTCCAATTCTTGCCGATCGCCCTGATAGAACTCAAACTCGTCCTAAACTCGGTCTAGGGGTAATTGCTTCGGGCGATAAAGTGATTGCAGATGCAATGGAGCGAGACAGAATTGCTGCTGTGAATCGAAAAATCATGGCAATTGAAATGGAAGGTTACGGTGTCATCGCTTCTACCTGGCAAAGTTTTGAACGAGTTCGCTGCTTAGTGATTCGTGGTCTTTGTGACTACGCAGATTCCAGTAAAAATGACGAATGGCATGATTATGCTGCTGCTGCTGCCGCAGGCTTTACTAAACATTTCCTGCTCGACGAACCTTTAACTCCCAGAAACCCAGCAGGTGATTTGGTAGGTAATAAACCTGGTTCAAATATTGATAACGGAATAGTTCAGAGTAAAAATGTGCCTGAAGTTGGTTCTCCCAACTTTTTTGCTTACGATAATGCTTGGGTTGGTCGGGATAGCCTGATTCAGGCGTTAAGCGATCGCATCCGTGGTAACTGCCGTCTGCTGATTCTGGTGGGTATCACAGGAATTGGGAAAACGGCTCTGGGTGAGCGACTGGCGGTAGAAGTGAGTGACTGGTTTGGAAATGACTGGTCCCACTATCACCAGGAGAACTTTGACGATGAGCAGCAGACCTCGGACTTTGCCAGTGTTGCTGCCCGCTGGTTAGAAAAGTGGGGAGAACTGATTACACCTGACGATCGCAAAGACCCCCAGCGACTATTGGAACGTCTCATCAAACACTTGTGTGAGAATCGCTACCTGATCCAGATGGACTCTCTGGAGAATATTTTGCAGGGTAACGAAGAGGAAGGATGGAGTGACTTCAAAGATAAATGGTGGATCAAGCTCTTTGATCGCTATCTGAAAGCAAATTCCTGTGAAAGCCGTTTCATTCTGACTTCTCAGGACTTACCTGGACATATTGAGGATGCAGGTAAGCGATCTTATAATTTCTGGTACTGTCAGCCGTTGAGCGGTTTGGAAAAACCAGAGCGGATGGCGTTATTTGAAAAAACGGAACTAGATATTGCCCCCACTTCGGAAGGCAGACCTTATTTGGAGCGAGTTGGGACTGCCTATGAAGGACACCCTTTAGCGCTACGAGTCATCGCGGGTGAAATTAAGAACAAACCCTTTGAGGGCAATGTTATCGCCTATTGGAACAGATACGGTAACGAGATTGAGGAAGTCGAGAAAGCGCTTGCTGAAGCTCAAGAGGGAGTTTCTGTGGGAGCCGATGATAAATGGCAATTGGATCGATTTACGAAGACGCTGAGGAGAAACGTGCAATCACGTTTAAACAAAACCTTTAAGCGACTGAAAGAAGACTCAAAATGGGCTTACATTATGCTTTGCGAGGCATCGGTTTACCGTTGCCCAGTTCCTGAAGATTTTTGGTTAAGTCACCTGGAGGATTGGGATCGGGATGAAGAGGAACAAAGAGCAGCGTTAGATGCGCTGCGCGATCGATATTTAATTGAAGAATTAGTTGATAGTAGCGATCAATATCTGTTGAGACAGCACAATCTGATCCGTAGTGTTTCATTAGAGAATTTGCGAGGGTTGGATACGCTAGAAAATATAACGGTACCAAGATTTGAAGACAGACTTACTTAG
- a CDS encoding calcium-binding protein, whose protein sequence is MMGEGKRDEEREERITMEVVVDAYGSEEQAMGWYYYLQDTMQFPFTAICVSKRRISPLREGTTVEGVGMAPEDECEQEMFVKIDCEGDTLGVPLIQLEAPEADAETQQANTLCEPKAPPTGTTGSQGYEFG, encoded by the coding sequence ATGATGGGGGAGGGAAAACGGGATGAGGAGCGGGAAGAGCGCATCACGATGGAAGTTGTGGTGGATGCCTATGGGTCGGAAGAGCAGGCGATGGGCTGGTACTACTATTTGCAGGATACGATGCAGTTTCCGTTCACAGCAATCTGTGTCAGTAAGCGACGCATTTCTCCTTTGAGAGAAGGCACAACTGTGGAGGGGGTGGGTATGGCACCGGAGGATGAGTGCGAGCAGGAGATGTTTGTGAAGATTGACTGTGAGGGGGATACGCTGGGAGTGCCCTTGATTCAGCTAGAGGCTCCAGAGGCAGATGCAGAAACGCAGCAAGCGAACACTTTGTGTGAGCCAAAGGCACCGCCGACTGGCACTACTGGATCTCAGGGCTATGAGTTTGGGTAG
- a CDS encoding AAA family ATPase yields MSTAQQVIALLKSHIEGEEQQFYTVAMQVAAHEAKQGHSRVAQEIRDLIDRAKQSRSPNIGTKSGPTPLIQPKGELATLLSARYSTMRLSDMVLDANLCRRLERVIHENINRRRLEEHNLSPRRKLLLVGPPGSGKSMTAEVLAGELQLPLFTVLYDTLITKFMGETASQLRLIFDAMSATRGVYFFDEFDAIGAQRSNVNDVGEIRRVLNSCLQFLENDQSPSLIIAATNHPELLDKALFRRFDDVIQYELPTPSVIQQLIQTRISNFKASWSDWQPIVGGAEGLSQAEIIRAIEDTVKATVLEEKKVILEQLLIDSLIERKNATFR; encoded by the coding sequence ATGTCAACTGCCCAGCAAGTCATCGCGCTCCTCAAGAGCCACATCGAAGGCGAGGAACAACAGTTCTATACTGTTGCGATGCAAGTTGCTGCCCATGAAGCAAAGCAAGGGCATTCCAGGGTCGCTCAGGAAATCCGGGACTTAATCGATCGCGCCAAACAATCCCGCTCGCCAAACATAGGAACGAAGTCAGGTCCCACTCCCTTGATCCAACCCAAAGGGGAACTGGCAACCCTACTGTCGGCTCGTTATTCAACGATGCGCTTGAGTGACATGGTGCTGGACGCAAATCTGTGTAGACGATTGGAGAGAGTCATTCATGAAAACATCAATAGGCGCCGATTAGAGGAACATAATCTTAGCCCCCGTCGAAAACTTTTGCTGGTTGGCCCTCCTGGATCGGGAAAATCCATGACAGCTGAGGTCTTGGCAGGTGAACTCCAGTTGCCGCTTTTTACCGTACTCTACGACACGTTAATCACCAAGTTTATGGGAGAAACGGCGAGCCAGCTCCGGCTAATTTTTGATGCGATGTCCGCTACTCGTGGGGTGTATTTCTTCGACGAATTTGACGCGATTGGAGCACAGCGCAGCAATGTAAACGATGTTGGCGAAATACGGCGCGTCTTGAATTCATGCCTGCAATTTCTGGAAAATGATCAAAGTCCCAGTCTGATCATTGCGGCAACCAACCACCCTGAATTGCTGGACAAGGCGTTATTTCGGCGGTTTGATGATGTAATCCAGTATGAGCTGCCTACACCCAGCGTGATTCAACAACTTATTCAAACTCGAATTTCTAACTTCAAAGCTTCCTGGTCTGACTGGCAGCCAATTGTTGGCGGTGCTGAAGGGCTGAGTCAGGCTGAAATCATTCGTGCCATCGAAGATACCGTGAAAGCCACAGTGCTGGAAGAAAAAAAAGTCATATTGGAACAACTCCTTATTGATAGCCTCATTGAACGTAAAAATGCTACATTCCGTTGA
- a CDS encoding S8 family peptidase, with amino-acid sequence MAEPFSDLPHFYLQGTSSAANYTRPKGGGDSDPPPERDRISHANFLTSRLQTALEAAANERSLRVKDLTYGESGFYLEFTVNKEEFKEISLDDRRKQIELRAVRLSETDDKLIHATVFVPDKAAKHFLKKIENYRDKNSKWDKPQNQGLVTRLDDIRLGAVRSLFTDRKELYPPPDQTIWWEVWLKRDRRADFLEIAEKLNFQVKSHSLSFPEREILLALTNITTIATIIRNTDGIAELRIAKDNPSFYFQELEVLEQADWVEALKRQLFYPTSDQIAAAILDGGSNRSHSLLEKSLASNDMHSVDPTWGVGDNPNCGHGTAMAGVVLYGDLEAALASTQPIELTYQLESVKILPPVGQNDPDLYGAITGEAIARVEIQAPHRKRVICMAVTSSGHNTGCPSSWSAAIDKLCFEDNETRRLIVLPVGNIRDEILPNEYLDRNDTEAAENPSQAWNALVVGAYTEKVNITTPHYKHYQAIAPGGDLCPRSRTSTLWHSQWPIRPDVVFEGGNLATDGSSAGMVIDDLGLLTTHHKPMARQFDFLSDTSAATALATRMSAQILSEHPDYLPETVRALMVHSARWTPAMLDRLPTKVTQTQKRTHLLARYGFGVPSLDRALQSAKHDLTMIMEDQFQPFWKKDGEIKTYQMNFHKLPWPKKELEKLGGAEVELHITLSYFIQPNPGERGWTRRHSYASHGLRFSVKNSLESVPEFKKRINKEARDAEESLTSSGSDKGWVLGQMLRDRGSLHSDIWRGTAADLATKDAIGVYPVSGWWKEKPNLDAWSMLAPYTLIVSIRVPTGADIYTPVENIVKQTIVIENEY; translated from the coding sequence ATGGCTGAACCTTTTTCCGACTTGCCACATTTTTATCTGCAAGGGACTTCCAGTGCCGCAAATTATACTCGTCCAAAAGGCGGCGGCGACTCAGACCCTCCTCCTGAACGCGATCGCATCAGTCATGCAAATTTCCTCACGAGTCGCCTTCAAACGGCATTAGAAGCAGCAGCGAATGAGCGCAGCCTTCGCGTCAAAGACTTAACTTACGGAGAGTCCGGGTTTTATCTAGAATTTACGGTTAACAAAGAAGAATTTAAAGAGATTTCGTTGGATGATCGACGTAAGCAGATTGAGCTTCGCGCAGTTCGGTTGTCGGAGACGGATGACAAGTTGATTCACGCCACAGTTTTTGTTCCTGACAAAGCTGCGAAGCATTTTCTCAAGAAGATTGAGAACTACCGGGATAAGAACTCCAAGTGGGACAAGCCGCAAAACCAGGGACTCGTTACGCGCTTAGATGATATTCGACTGGGAGCGGTTAGATCGCTCTTTACTGACCGAAAGGAGCTTTATCCGCCGCCTGATCAAACCATCTGGTGGGAAGTCTGGCTGAAACGCGATCGTAGAGCTGATTTTCTGGAAATTGCAGAAAAGCTCAACTTTCAAGTAAAAAGCCACTCGCTTTCGTTCCCGGAACGGGAAATTCTGCTGGCACTCACGAATATTACGACGATCGCGACCATCATTCGCAACACTGATGGCATTGCGGAGCTGAGGATTGCTAAAGATAACCCTTCTTTTTACTTTCAGGAATTAGAGGTTCTGGAGCAAGCCGACTGGGTTGAAGCCCTGAAGCGTCAGCTCTTCTATCCCACGTCTGACCAGATTGCCGCTGCCATTCTGGATGGTGGGTCTAACCGCTCCCATTCGCTTCTTGAAAAAAGTCTTGCTTCTAACGACATGCATAGCGTTGATCCTACGTGGGGTGTAGGTGATAACCCAAACTGTGGTCATGGCACTGCGATGGCAGGCGTCGTCCTTTATGGTGATCTCGAAGCTGCGCTCGCTTCAACACAGCCGATTGAACTCACATACCAGCTTGAATCGGTGAAAATTCTTCCTCCGGTCGGGCAAAACGATCCAGACCTTTACGGAGCAATCACCGGGGAAGCGATCGCAAGAGTCGAGATTCAGGCACCACACCGCAAGCGCGTAATCTGCATGGCAGTCACAAGCTCAGGTCACAATACAGGGTGTCCTTCGTCTTGGTCAGCCGCAATTGATAAACTGTGCTTTGAGGACAACGAGACGCGCCGGTTGATTGTTCTGCCAGTCGGGAACATTCGAGACGAGATTCTACCGAATGAATATCTCGATCGAAACGATACTGAAGCCGCCGAAAATCCCTCACAGGCTTGGAATGCGCTGGTGGTAGGGGCCTACACTGAAAAAGTTAACATTACAACACCGCACTACAAACATTATCAAGCGATCGCGCCCGGTGGAGATCTCTGTCCCCGTAGCCGGACTTCAACCCTATGGCATTCACAATGGCCCATTCGCCCCGACGTGGTTTTTGAAGGCGGGAACCTAGCGACAGACGGCAGCTCGGCAGGCATGGTTATTGACGATTTAGGATTGCTCACAACCCACCATAAACCGATGGCGCGGCAGTTCGATTTTCTAAGTGACACCAGTGCTGCTACCGCGCTGGCAACGCGAATGTCGGCGCAAATTTTGTCTGAACATCCTGATTATTTACCCGAAACCGTTCGGGCACTCATGGTTCATTCAGCCAGATGGACACCCGCCATGCTGGATCGCTTGCCCACGAAAGTCACGCAAACCCAAAAGCGAACTCACCTTCTGGCGCGCTACGGCTTTGGTGTTCCAAGCCTCGATCGCGCACTTCAAAGTGCAAAACACGACCTGACGATGATCATGGAGGATCAATTTCAGCCATTTTGGAAGAAGGATGGCGAGATTAAGACCTATCAGATGAATTTCCACAAGCTCCCCTGGCCGAAAAAGGAACTTGAGAAACTCGGCGGAGCGGAGGTGGAACTTCATATCACGCTTTCTTACTTTATTCAGCCCAATCCCGGAGAGCGAGGATGGACACGACGGCATTCTTACGCTTCGCACGGACTGAGATTTTCTGTGAAGAATTCGCTTGAGTCCGTTCCAGAATTCAAGAAGAGAATCAACAAAGAAGCACGCGATGCTGAAGAGAGTTTAACGTCTTCTGGAAGTGACAAGGGATGGGTTCTAGGTCAGATGTTGCGGGATCGCGGCTCGCTTCACTCTGATATCTGGCGTGGTACTGCGGCTGATTTGGCAACAAAAGATGCGATTGGCGTCTACCCGGTCAGTGGATGGTGGAAGGAAAAACCAAATCTCGACGCTTGGAGTATGCTTGCACCTTATACGTTGATAGTTTCCATCCGTGTCCCGACAGGAGCTGACATTTACACCCCTGTTGAGAACATTGTTAAGCAAACAATTGTGATTGAGAATGAGTACTAG